Proteins encoded in a region of the Takifugu flavidus isolate HTHZ2018 chromosome 10, ASM371156v2, whole genome shotgun sequence genome:
- the LOC130533164 gene encoding myosin heavy chain, embryonic smooth muscle isoform-like isoform X2 — translation MDGIRREGHKKKDTTVSRTQLEVREMVKTAQQMESSEENSVVLKRGDDSKMHQREEENQKTSVEEINAEQIILLKEENGQLIMKCEDFKRKIQELEKEKKDSEDFERELQVQKEDENMKMTAEYEKKVQDLEKANQKLSQKKLIYKEKIRQMEEQKTVLDTTSEHQKTINQLLKEKIKKMEENEEHVTKKLDLLELQNTMLKKICKRLLKKSKKRKSPCSSFRNGRRKEEKQAKESKVEVKSDKGKEKKGALMKWIHGLFLRRRLSRGPKSRQGHSGKRSKLVLLTGTQKEDRGSPPGLQRTQESGSARHRSSRLHGTSNVPGRQKTEAVLLDCRERGSQVLHFTAPADGVEHLNVQGNNQGNRQDNATEHSSPIGRRSLLK, via the exons ATGGACGGCATTAGGAGAGAAGGCCACAAGAAAAAAGATACCACAGTGAGTCGGACGCAGTTGGAGGTCAGAGAGATGGTCAAGACTGCACAACAGATGGAGAGTTCAGAAGAGAATTCTGTGGTGCTGAAGAGAGGTGATGATTCAAAAATGCATCAAAGGGAAGAGGAAAATCAAAAGACTTCTGTGGAAGAAATAAATGCGGAACAAATAATTCTTTTGAAAGAAGAAAATGGTCAACTGATCATGAAATGTGAAGACTTTAAGAGAAAAATACAGGA gctggagaaagaaaagaaagacagcGAAGACTTTGAAAGAGAACTCCAGGTccaaaaagaagatgaaaatatgAAGATGACAGCTGAATATGAGAAAAAGGTTCAAGACCTTGAGAAGGCCAACCAGAAGCTGAGCCAGAAAAAGCTGATCTATAAGGAAAAAATCAGACAGATGGAAGAACAAAAGACTGTATTGGACACGACAAGTGAACACCAAAAGACAATAAACCAACTactaaaggagaaaataaagaaaatggaagaaaacgAAGAACACGTTACAAAAAAACTcgatctgctggagctgcagaacacCATGCTGAAGAAAATTTGTAAACGGCTGCTGAAAAAGAGCAAGAAAAGGAAATCTCCCTGCTCTTCATTCAGAaatggaaggagaaaagaggagaaacaagCAAAAGAATCAAAGGTGGAAGTGAAGTCTGATaaagggaaggagaagaagggagCCTTGATGAAGTGGATTCATGGTCTCTTTCTTAGGAGGAGGTTGTCTCGCGGACCCAAGAGCAGGCAAGGACACAGTGGGAAAAGGTCCAAATTAGTTTTATTGACGGGAACACAAAAGGAagacagaggcagtcctcctggactgcagagaactcaggagtCGGGTTCGGCACGTCACCGGTCCAGCAGACTGCATGGAACCTCGAATGTGCCggggagacagaagacagaagcagtcctcctggactgcagggagcgCGGGAGTCAGGTTCTGCACTTTACAGCTCCAGCAGACGGCGTGGAGCACTTGAACGTGCAGGGAAACAACCAGGGAAACAGACAGGACAACGCAACAGAGCACTCCAGCCCGATAGgaaggcgctccctccttaaatag
- the klhl32 gene encoding kelch-like protein 32 isoform X1 has translation MLTGQRLCQSKSHQESVLSALNQQRKDGLLCDVTLVAGEQKFHAHKAVLAACSDYFRAMFSLCMVESEADEVTLQGVTSVGLKHALDFAYTGQILLEPAVIQDVLSAGSHLQLLELLNLCSHYLIQELSSVNYLELYRVADLFHLPTLEEAVVGFLVEHLSELSQNRQDEALQLPYRLLREVLKSDRLTSLSEEQIWKLVVMWLEHDCRYQYTEDLLQHVRYGLMDVPTLHHLARSHALVQSSPTVATLVEEALDYHHATFAQPLHQSDRTRPRFQSLTLYIVGGRKREVSRVRELRYFNPSAQEHVRVAGGSNWSELAPMPTGRSHHCVAVMGNFLFVVGGEVEHATGRTCAVRTACRYDPRGNCWTEIAPMKACREHFVLGALGQYLYAVGGRNELRQVLPSVERYCPKRNKWMFVQPFDRSLSCHAGCVADDLLWISGGVTNTAQYQNRLMVYDPDQDQWLARSPMLQRRVYHVMAAVRRQLYVLGGNDLDYNNDRILVRHIDSYNMDVDQWTRCSFSLLTGQNESGVAVHDDRIYVVGGYSIWTNEPLACIQVLDLSTDGKEEVFYGPTLPFASNGIATSFLPAPYFTCPNLQTLQVPHHRIGAV, from the exons ATGCTGACAGGACAGAGGCTCTGTCAGTCAAAGTCCCACCAGGAGTCCGTCCTCTCTGCCCTCAACCAGCAGAGGAAAGATGGCCTGCTGTGTGACGTCACCCTGGTCGCCGGCGAGCAAAAGTTCCACGCCCACAAGGCCGTCCTGGCAGCATGCAGCGATTACTTCAGG GCCATGTTCAGCTTGTGCATGGTGGAGAGCGAGGCTGACGAGGTGACTCTGCAAGGGGTGACCAGCGTTGGACTCAAGCACGCTTTGGACTTCGCCTACACTGGGCAG ATTCTGCTGGAGCCAGCGGTGATCCAGGACGTCCTGTCTGCAGGCagccaccttcagctgctggaacTCCTCAATCTCTGCTCTCATTACCTTatccag GAGCTGAGCAGTGTCAACTACCTGGAACTGTACCGTGTGGCGGACCTGTTCCACCTGCCCACCCTGGAGGAGGCCGTGGTGGGCTTCCTGGTGGAGCATCTGTCGGAGCTGAGCCAGAACAGGCAGGACGAGGCCCTGCAGCTCCCCTACCGCCTCCTGCGGGAGGTACTCAAGAGTGACCGCCTCACCTCCCTGAGCGAGGAGCAAATATGGAAG CTGGTCGTCATGTGGCTCGAACACGACTGCCGCTACCAGTACACCGAAGATCTGCTCCAGCACGTCCGCTACGGCCTCATGGACGTCCCCACGCTGCACCACCTCGCCCGTAGCCACGCTCTGGTCCAGTCCAGCCCCACCGTCGCCACCCTGGTGGAGGAGGCCCTGGACTACCACCACGCCACCTTCGCCCAGCCCCTGCACCAGTCGGACCGCACCAGGCCCCGCTTCCAGTCGCTCACCCTCTACATCGTCGGTGGGAGGAAGCGCGAGGTGAGCAGGGTCAGGGAGCTGCGCTACTTCAACCCTTCCGCGCAGGAGCACGTGCGCGTCGCCGGGGGGTCGAACTGGAGCGAGCTGGCCCCCATGCCCACTGGCCGCAGCCACCACTGCGTGGCCGTAATGGGGAACTTCCTGTTCGTTGTGGGCGGGGAGGTGGAGCACGCCACCGGGAGGACGTGCGCGGTTCGGACCGCTTGCAGATACGACCCCAGGGGCAACTGCTGGACTGAGATCGCCCCCATGAAGGCTTGCAGAGAACACTTTGTCCTGGGGGCTCTGGGCCAGTACCTGTACGCCGTGGGGGGCAGGAACGAGCTGAGGCAGGTGTTGCCCTCTGTGGAGCGCTACTGCCCCAAGAGGAACAAGTGGATGTTTGTGCAGCCTTTCGACCGCTCGCTGTCCTGCCACGCCGGCTGTGTGGCCGACGACCTCCTCTGGATCTCAG GCGGGGTCACGAACACAGCTCAGTACCAGAACCGGCTGATGGTGTACGACCCCGACCAG GACCAGTGGCTGGCCCGCAGTCCCATGCTGCAGAGGCGAGTTTACCACGTGATGGCGGCGGTGAGGAGGCAGCTGTACGTGCTGGGGGGGAACGACTTGGACTACAACAACGACCGCATCCTGGTGCGCCATATTGACTCCTACAACATGGACGTGGACCAGTGGACGCGCTGCTCCTTCAGCCTGCTCACAG GTCAGAACGAGTCCGGAGTCGCCGTCCACGACGACAGGATCTACGTGGTCGGGGGCTACTCCATTTGGACCAACGAGCCCTTGGCGTGCATTCAG GTGCTGGATCTGAGTACCGATGGGAAGGAGGAGGTTTTTTACGGACCAACGCTCCCGTTTGCCTCCAACGGGATCGCCACATCTTTCCTCCCCGCTCCCTACTTCACCTGCCCAAACCTGCAGACTTTACAAGTGCCCCATCACAGGATAGGAGCCGTCTAG
- the LOC130533164 gene encoding calponin homology domain-containing protein DDB_G0272472-like isoform X1 gives MSKLTTSATSLNTDIREKNEINLQLTQTVKHYESKFKELMERNEEMAMENERNEIKVQQLEDNLKELAIKYESCKVRNQQLDNQMNEQAQKCEDFERKIQRLEKEKKDSEDFERELQVQKEDENMKMTAEYEKKVQDLEKANQKLSQKKLIYKEKIRQMEEQKTVLDTTSEHQKTINQLLKEKIKKMEENEEHVTKKLDLLELQNTMLKKICKRLLKKSKKRKSPCSSFRNGRRKEEKQAKESKVEVKSDKGKEKKGALMKWIHGLFLRRRLSRGPKSRQGHSGKRSKLVLLTGTQKEDRGSPPGLQRTQESGSARHRSSRLHGTSNVPGRQKTEAVLLDCRERGSQVLHFTAPADGVEHLNVQGNNQGNRQDNATEHSSPIGRRSLLK, from the coding sequence ATGAGCAAGCTGACCACCTCAGCCACCAGTTTAAACACAGATATCcgagagaaaaatgaaataaatctacAGCTGACCCAGACTGTAAAACATTATGAGAGCAAATTCAAAGAACTCAtggagagaaatgaggagaTGGCcatggaaaatgaaagaaatgaaataaaagtccAGCAGTTGGAAGACAATCTGAAAGAATTGGCCATTAAATATGAATCCTGCAAGGTGAGAAACCAACAGCTGGACAACCAAATGAACGAACAGGCCCAGAAATGTGAAGACTTTGAAAGGAAAATACAGaggctggagaaagaaaagaaagacagcGAAGACTTTGAAAGAGAACTCCAGGTccaaaaagaagatgaaaatatgAAGATGACAGCTGAATATGAGAAAAAGGTTCAAGACCTTGAGAAGGCCAACCAGAAGCTGAGCCAGAAAAAGCTGATCTATAAGGAAAAAATCAGACAGATGGAAGAACAAAAGACTGTATTGGACACGACAAGTGAACACCAAAAGACAATAAACCAACTactaaaggagaaaataaagaaaatggaagaaaacgAAGAACACGTTACAAAAAAACTcgatctgctggagctgcagaacacCATGCTGAAGAAAATTTGTAAACGGCTGCTGAAAAAGAGCAAGAAAAGGAAATCTCCCTGCTCTTCATTCAGAaatggaaggagaaaagaggagaaacaagCAAAAGAATCAAAGGTGGAAGTGAAGTCTGATaaagggaaggagaagaagggagCCTTGATGAAGTGGATTCATGGTCTCTTTCTTAGGAGGAGGTTGTCTCGCGGACCCAAGAGCAGGCAAGGACACAGTGGGAAAAGGTCCAAATTAGTTTTATTGACGGGAACACAAAAGGAagacagaggcagtcctcctggactgcagagaactcaggagtCGGGTTCGGCACGTCACCGGTCCAGCAGACTGCATGGAACCTCGAATGTGCCggggagacagaagacagaagcagtcctcctggactgcagggagcgCGGGAGTCAGGTTCTGCACTTTACAGCTCCAGCAGACGGCGTGGAGCACTTGAACGTGCAGGGAAACAACCAGGGAAACAGACAGGACAACGCAACAGAGCACTCCAGCCCGATAGgaaggcgctccctccttaaatag
- the klhl32 gene encoding kelch-like protein 32 isoform X2 yields the protein MLTGQRLCQSKSHQESVLSALNQQRKDGLLCDVTLVAGEQKFHAHKAVLAACSDYFRILLEPAVIQDVLSAGSHLQLLELLNLCSHYLIQELSSVNYLELYRVADLFHLPTLEEAVVGFLVEHLSELSQNRQDEALQLPYRLLREVLKSDRLTSLSEEQIWKLVVMWLEHDCRYQYTEDLLQHVRYGLMDVPTLHHLARSHALVQSSPTVATLVEEALDYHHATFAQPLHQSDRTRPRFQSLTLYIVGGRKREVSRVRELRYFNPSAQEHVRVAGGSNWSELAPMPTGRSHHCVAVMGNFLFVVGGEVEHATGRTCAVRTACRYDPRGNCWTEIAPMKACREHFVLGALGQYLYAVGGRNELRQVLPSVERYCPKRNKWMFVQPFDRSLSCHAGCVADDLLWISGGVTNTAQYQNRLMVYDPDQDQWLARSPMLQRRVYHVMAAVRRQLYVLGGNDLDYNNDRILVRHIDSYNMDVDQWTRCSFSLLTGQNESGVAVHDDRIYVVGGYSIWTNEPLACIQVLDLSTDGKEEVFYGPTLPFASNGIATSFLPAPYFTCPNLQTLQVPHHRIGAV from the exons ATGCTGACAGGACAGAGGCTCTGTCAGTCAAAGTCCCACCAGGAGTCCGTCCTCTCTGCCCTCAACCAGCAGAGGAAAGATGGCCTGCTGTGTGACGTCACCCTGGTCGCCGGCGAGCAAAAGTTCCACGCCCACAAGGCCGTCCTGGCAGCATGCAGCGATTACTTCAGG ATTCTGCTGGAGCCAGCGGTGATCCAGGACGTCCTGTCTGCAGGCagccaccttcagctgctggaacTCCTCAATCTCTGCTCTCATTACCTTatccag GAGCTGAGCAGTGTCAACTACCTGGAACTGTACCGTGTGGCGGACCTGTTCCACCTGCCCACCCTGGAGGAGGCCGTGGTGGGCTTCCTGGTGGAGCATCTGTCGGAGCTGAGCCAGAACAGGCAGGACGAGGCCCTGCAGCTCCCCTACCGCCTCCTGCGGGAGGTACTCAAGAGTGACCGCCTCACCTCCCTGAGCGAGGAGCAAATATGGAAG CTGGTCGTCATGTGGCTCGAACACGACTGCCGCTACCAGTACACCGAAGATCTGCTCCAGCACGTCCGCTACGGCCTCATGGACGTCCCCACGCTGCACCACCTCGCCCGTAGCCACGCTCTGGTCCAGTCCAGCCCCACCGTCGCCACCCTGGTGGAGGAGGCCCTGGACTACCACCACGCCACCTTCGCCCAGCCCCTGCACCAGTCGGACCGCACCAGGCCCCGCTTCCAGTCGCTCACCCTCTACATCGTCGGTGGGAGGAAGCGCGAGGTGAGCAGGGTCAGGGAGCTGCGCTACTTCAACCCTTCCGCGCAGGAGCACGTGCGCGTCGCCGGGGGGTCGAACTGGAGCGAGCTGGCCCCCATGCCCACTGGCCGCAGCCACCACTGCGTGGCCGTAATGGGGAACTTCCTGTTCGTTGTGGGCGGGGAGGTGGAGCACGCCACCGGGAGGACGTGCGCGGTTCGGACCGCTTGCAGATACGACCCCAGGGGCAACTGCTGGACTGAGATCGCCCCCATGAAGGCTTGCAGAGAACACTTTGTCCTGGGGGCTCTGGGCCAGTACCTGTACGCCGTGGGGGGCAGGAACGAGCTGAGGCAGGTGTTGCCCTCTGTGGAGCGCTACTGCCCCAAGAGGAACAAGTGGATGTTTGTGCAGCCTTTCGACCGCTCGCTGTCCTGCCACGCCGGCTGTGTGGCCGACGACCTCCTCTGGATCTCAG GCGGGGTCACGAACACAGCTCAGTACCAGAACCGGCTGATGGTGTACGACCCCGACCAG GACCAGTGGCTGGCCCGCAGTCCCATGCTGCAGAGGCGAGTTTACCACGTGATGGCGGCGGTGAGGAGGCAGCTGTACGTGCTGGGGGGGAACGACTTGGACTACAACAACGACCGCATCCTGGTGCGCCATATTGACTCCTACAACATGGACGTGGACCAGTGGACGCGCTGCTCCTTCAGCCTGCTCACAG GTCAGAACGAGTCCGGAGTCGCCGTCCACGACGACAGGATCTACGTGGTCGGGGGCTACTCCATTTGGACCAACGAGCCCTTGGCGTGCATTCAG GTGCTGGATCTGAGTACCGATGGGAAGGAGGAGGTTTTTTACGGACCAACGCTCCCGTTTGCCTCCAACGGGATCGCCACATCTTTCCTCCCCGCTCCCTACTTCACCTGCCCAAACCTGCAGACTTTACAAGTGCCCCATCACAGGATAGGAGCCGTCTAG
- the mms22l gene encoding protein MMS22-like, with protein MDDDFSQSLTPPVSPFAGASSCELTSPRPLCFSCSETKDDPSRGFSTEGYIARGSLKRLLLQLDPAPAECETDTIEIFGFVWVTETALVESTKLLFGLFRQKVYRLETLVQSSSTRDFGQAGNLHYEAEDLRQQCVSFLQYVKVFLYRFLPPCSCLDTDAVHPFHKLEAQLPSALLEELFGITLLIGRLKDLPASLQSAFTMSNQGKIFPPSWHLLHLHLDIHWSVLEILHLLGNKLQGQVVYAHQFVNLTGEYLTDTSLFEEHLCNLLCDLTGLAMGKYSKVRPTEALSIHHYLCPCTKEFWVLLMHLLEHRHKAMRRQSFWSYMNSLLRPLVSGKPAPEQFRGLPTHCNDLLGFTWWLVTHVSMLSQYNRNGTPQTEKNVGDNWNFVEELLKLTCNPKQGLPEEHIRMHVHCCLSLSLLWEPSTSAVSTLWEYYSRNLNASCSVKWLGVSDLGTLYKTPLALLAQARSCCSPSPLHSLDHTQLYRSASSFHIFLRVLALCLAQDGVAGFPQRQIKGRVYSKFSQKKMQELSETGLMNFLLLFLVVARQVELEDVASRACELLGFLPSNCPTGHRTLIWRGQLSLLLLFQERGLDVGAQASALASSFNQTAKEFYSKTTEVSRKLALWGPLSSYMEGVVEVFETSTNLSLSQEKLLNEGFDWLLPACRVSELNSALSFLQVVLAQLRRVHQHSVQSAPNSSLAPSSVSVVKERHLAVAAALWAHFYPFLRSLRLSQTPPALLADAAAGFTLLAFDLPSSAPHDLQPSPVQAIMQSFGWDDMVHPLLVTRYLYLLENRELVSSLSSDSAQSLSVRSWFRCVLQQHHHKNPDGSDSRTGRVLQEQLCELTRLVLKLPEVDGLFQRAGLQATVTRPDPASVLEMFVKAVGSVYNGLQALSERSSMVTRALNYIGGIMKYIKPSLTSKNQEGLKLVFWAVGCIVKHWSPLLATSKAQQLLFSIVDGLLLPRNVTQQDKALRDNLHLYLQGLSVAASLSQSQGAYLKQQLRSVIRRYLDHFLPASPSVGIIANHPVLLSACEVNPTPGGAALRKAILEVLCESFLQFKGHAPPPRLASVLAFLSELLRRNNDSDAALLALPLPSLLRCMMVNEPQVRKTSTDALQLVVERRAATSTEGPCGHMLSVFQSFVKENEGVYERQVYSVLETVAVLDPALVQALVPNLSLSLRHTEHKRGLGKNIALRSAYKKLLNLLGECGQAEITSLEAD; from the exons ATGGACGATGACTTCAGCCAGTCGCTCACGCCACCAGTTTCTCCGTTTGCGGGTGCCAGCTCGTGTGAGCTGACTTCTCCCCGACCGCTGTGCTTCTCCTGCTCTGAGACAAAGGATGACCCATCTAGAGGCTTTTCCACAGAGGGATACATTGCTAGAGGCTCCTTAAAACG GCTGCTGTTGCAACTTGACCCAGCCCCTGCAGAATGTGAGACAGACACTATAGAGATTTTTGGCTTTGTCTGGGTCACAGAAACAGCACTAGTGGAGTCTACAAAACTACTCTTTGGTCTGTTTag GCAAAAGGTGTACAGGCTGGAGACCTTAGTGCAGTCGAGTTCAACTCGTGACTTTG GTCAAGCAGGCAACCTCCACTATGAAGCTGAAGACCTGAGACAACAGTGTGTTTCATTTCTGCAGTATGTCAAAGTCTTCTTGTACAG GTTTCTGCCACCTTGTAGTTGTCTGGATACAGATGCCGTGCATCCCTTCCACAAGCTGGAGGCTCAGCTTCCATCTGCTCTCCTGGAAGAGCTCTTTGGCATCACGCTTCTTATAGGAAGACTCAAAGACCTGCCCGCCAGTCTTCAAAGCGCCTTCACTATGTCCAACCAAGGAAAG attttccctccctcttggCATTTGTTACACCTTCATCTTGACATCCACTGGTCAGTCTTGGAGATTCTTCACCTGCTTGGAAACAAGCTGCAAG GCCAGGTGGTGTACGCCCACCAGTTTGTGAACTTGACTGGGGAGTACCTGACAGATACCAGTTTGTTTGAAGAGCACCTGTGCAATCTGCTGTGTGACCTGACTGGTCTGGCCATGGGCAAATACAGCAAG GTGAGACCCACAGAAGCACTGAGCATCCATCATTACCTTTGTCCCTGCACCAAAGAGTTCTGGGTCCTCCTCATGCACCTCCTGGAGCACAGACATAAAGCGATGCGCAGACAG TCTTTCTGGAGCTACATGAATTCCTTGTTGAGGCCTCTGGTTTCAGGGAAACCAGCACCAGAGCAGTTCAGGGGCCTCCCCACACATTGCAACGACCTTCTGGGATTTACGTGGTGGCTTGTCACCCACGTATCCATGTTGAGCCAGTACAATCGTAACGGCACGCCTCAGACTGAG AAAAATGTAGGAGATAATTGGAATTTTGTGGAAGAACTGCTCAAATTAACCTGTAACCCCAAG CAAGGTTTACCGGAGGAACACATCAGGATGCATGTTCACTGTTGTCTCAGTCTCAGCCTGCTGTGGGAACCCAGCACCAGTGCCGTTTCCACTCTCTGGGAGTACTACAGCAGGAATCTG AATGCTTCATGCTCTGTGAAGTGGCTCGGAGTGTCTGACTTGGGCACTTTGTACAAGACACCACTGGCTCTGCTGGCCCAGGCtcgcagctgctgctctccttctcccctccactCTCTAGACCACACCCAGCTGTACCGTTCAGCCAGCTCCTTCCACATCTTCCTGCGAGTGCTGGCCCTGTGCCTCGCCCAGGATGGGGTTGCGGGATTCCCGCAGAGACAGATCAAAGGGAG GGTTTATTCCAAGTTCTCCCAGAAGAAGATGCAGGAGTTGTCTGAGACGGGTCTCATGAACTTCCTGCTACTGTTTTTGGTGGTGGCCAgacaggtggagctggaggatgtGGCCAGCAGGGCATGTGAGCTGCTGGGCTTCCTCCCTTCCAACTGCCCCACAGGTCACCGCACCCTCATCTGGAGGGGGCAgctgtcactgctgctcttGTTCCAG GAGCGAGGCCTGGATGTGGGCGCACAGGCAAGCGCGCTGGCTTCCTCTTTCAATCAGACGGCCAAAGAATTTTACAGCAAAACGACAGAGGTGTCTCGTAAACTTGCCCTCTGGGGCCCCCTTAGCTCATACATGGAAGGTGTGGTGGAGGTGTTCGAGACAAGCACCAACCTCAGCCTGTCTCAGGAAAAGCTGCTCAACGAAGGCTTCGATTGGCTGCTGCCTGCTTGTCGCGTTTCAGAGCTGAATTCTGCTTTGAGCTTTCTGCAGGTCGTCCTCGCTCAACTCAG ACGGGTCCATCAGCACAGTGTCCAGTCAGCACCCAACTCTTCATTGGCTCCCTCTTCAGTCAGTGTGGTGAAAGAACGCCACCTAGCGGTCGCCGCAGCCCTATGGGCTCACTTCTACCCCTTCCTGCGCAGCCTGCGCCTCTCCCAGacccctccagctctgctggctgatgctgctgcag GTTTCACTCTGTTGGCATTTGATCTGCCCAGCTCCGCCCCCCATGACCTTCAGCCCAGCCCAGTCCAGGCTATCATGCAAAGTTTCGGCTGGGACGATATGGTTCATCCACTTCTTGTCACTCGTTATCTTTATCTGCTGGAAAACCG GGAGCTCGTGTCCTCCCTGAGCAGCGATTCCGCACAAAGCCTGTCAGTGCGGTCCTGGTTCCGctgtgttctgcagcagcatcatcacaaGAACCCTGATGGATCTGACAGCAGAACAG GCCGagtcctgcaggagcagctgtgcGAGCTGACTCGCCTGGTGCTGAAGCTTCCTGAGGTGGACGGCCTTTTCCAGAGAGCAGGCCTTCAGGCCACAGTCACCAGACCAGATCCCGCTTCAGTCCTGGAGATGTTTGTTAAG GCAGTAGGCAGCGTGTACAACGGCCTGCAGGCTCTGTCTGAACGTTCCTCCATGGTGACCAGAGCGCTGAACTACATCGGGGGCATCATGAAATATATTAAACCCTCACTCACGAGTAAGAACCAGGAGGGGCTGAAGCTGGTGTTCTGGGCTGTTG GTTGCATTGTGAAGCACTggagccccctgctggccacatcCAAAGCCCAGCAGCTGCTTTTTTCCATTGTTGACGGTCTGTTGCTTCCCCGCAATGTTACACAACAGGACAAAGCACTGAGGGACAACCTGCACCTGTATCTGCAG GGTCTGTCGGTGGCTGCAAGCTTGTCCCAGTCTCAGGGGGCCtacctgaagcagcagctccgtTCGGTCATCCGCAGGTATCTGGACCATTTCCTTCCTGCCTCGCCCTCCGTGGGCATCATCGCCAACCATCCGGTGCTCCTCAGTGCCTGCGAGGTCAACCCCACCCCCGGGGGGGCGGCGTTGAGGAAGGCCATCCTAGAGGTGCTCTG CGAGAGCTTCCTGCAGTTTAAAGGTCACGCTCCTCCGCCAAGGCTTGCGTCAGTCCTCGCGTTCCTCTCGGAGCTTCTAAGACGGAACAATGACTCAGATGCCGCCCTACTCgctctgcccctcccctccctgctgcGCTGCATGATGGTCAACGAACCGCAGG TGAGGAAGACGAGCACGGACGCCTTACAGCTGGTGGTGGAGCGGCGCGCTGCCACATCCACAGAGGGACCGTGTGGCCACATGCTCAGCGTCTTCCA GTCATTTGTGAAGGAGAACGAAGGAGTGTACGAGCGGCAGGTCTACAGCGTCCTGGAGACGGTGGCTGTGCTCGATCCCGCCTTGGTTCAGGCTCTCGTTCCGAACCTCTCTCTCAGCCTGAGACACACAGAACACAAGAGAGGACTGGGAAAGAACATCGCCTTGAG GAGTGCTTATAAGAAGCTGCTGAATCTCCTTGGAGAATGTGGGCAGGCAGAAATAACCAGCCTGGAAGCAGACTAA